The Pyrus communis chromosome 14, drPyrComm1.1, whole genome shotgun sequence sequence AAGGGGGTCTTTATCAACTAATTATTCTATCTGCCCCATGTGCAAAGCAATGCAATGCACTATAAAATAGACCACTCGAGTGTTTTAAGTTCCTCACAGCAAGAAGCTAGCAAGCTCTACTAGTTCACTTCAGTCTTCACAACCCCCACATTTCCCTACTCTTTTAATCGTTTGTTTCGGGCTCTGACTCGCAATGGACACGATAACAAGCATGGTGGCCGAAAAGCCGGTGGTGATCTTCAGCAAGAGCACTTGTTGCATGAGCCACACCATCAAGACACTCATATCGAGCTACGGGGCAAACCCAACTGTGTATGAGCTAGATGAAATGACAAATGGGCAGGCTATTGAAAGGACACTAGTTCAGGAGCTGAGGTGCGAACCAAGTGTGCCAGCCGTTTTCATAGGGCAACAGTTTGTCGGCGGAGCTGACAAGGTCATGAGCCTCCAAGTCAGAAACCAGCTTGTCCCAATGCTCATAAGGTCCAATGCTATTTGGGTTTGGAATAGAACCTGAATGACATCCTCATATATTTACAACATATATTATACTATAAAATCCAGACCTACACTACTTAACAAAGCTCAAATAACATTTCTTCTATTCCCTCGTAGCATTTCTTGTTTCGGTTGGTATCATGAACGGGAGTCAGTACGAGGTCGATATATACTCTATAAAGCTAAGCTTTTTTCACCTTCTTTATCTTGTACTAGTACTACCCTTGATTTCCTCTTGTCGAAGAGGATGAACTTGTATGTTTTTAGTTCCTGTAATCTCCCTTAACTATATTGTATGCATGTTTAATAAAAGCAGAGAGCACTCATATACTTAACTGCGATAGTTCTACAACTGCTCAGCATATAGCGTCAACCGAGATTTACGACcacaaaaatatgaaaacttaCTGATGCTGAACTTACCTCATGCTCAAAGGAGATCCATTGAACAAGAAAATGGGACCTTAAGTTCTCTAATTCGTGGTTAGGATGCCACGAATAGGTCTTGCATTTTGCTTTACTTTATTCTGGTTCTGAAAAAACCATCCACTAAAGTTGACATTCGCCCACAAGCTGTAGCACATCTCTCAATTTCCTTCTTGTTCACAATATATGGATAGAAATTGATTTCCGTAAAATACCATGAAGACAGTAAGAAAAAATACAATGAACTTTAAATGGATCATAACTACAACCGACATATACAAATGCAGACTCTTATTACCTTATCAATGTCAACATTACGCAGTGAATCCATAATTTTACATCTGTGAAAGATGGGATATACGGATACTTCACTAACGGGTAATTATTTAAACTAAACCAAATAAAGCATTTCTATCTTCATGAAATAACATAACAAACAAAACTAGGAAAGAAATACATGCGCTGCTCATTTGTTCTCACTTCTCACAAAGAGTGAGAGGGTGAAGAAACTAAGAGAGCCTTTCTTCAAATTTGGTAAAAAGCTCTGTTGAGGAAGAGAGAAgtttatgtattaaaaaaagtttGATTGTTCGATTACCCATGGAAAATGGTTTGAGCAGATCCTTCACTTCTGAATATAAACTTTTAAGAATGGACTCATCTGCTCTAGGATTGCATTCCGTCTCCAGTTTTCCACCGCCCTCTGAACTGTAGCATTTGCCTTGCGTATCTCTTCAGCAGAGAATTTATGCTCTATGATTCCTAAAGGTCCAGGCTGCAGTACTTTCACCACAGTTTCCATCTCTCGCTCTAGCTTCCTATGCAACACAAAACATGATATAATCCCGATTAAATGCAAATgaaaattaacataatatacTAAGAAAAAACTtgcaaaatataataaatatagaAAGAAAGACATCAAGCACACAACTGACATTCAGCAGAAACATCACTCCCTTCTCTCAGATACATAACTTTTAGGGCCATCAGAACTAGTTAATAGCAAGAATTCGATACACAGGGCATCAGAGAGACACATAAAATTCAGCCCCTActattacaaatggcatagaacaCAGTTTTCGTTTAATTCATGACCCCAACATACAAAAAACCTACAATTAAAAACAATCCTGGAGGTTTTAACGAAACCCTTCAAATTCCCCCATGTGCTTTCAAAGGGAGACAAAAGGGGGAAATGGCCTCCTTTCCACAGGGCAGCAAGCAATTTCAACTTGGGAACACGGCATGATCAGGGGCGGGCCAGCGGGTTAATCTTTGATTAATCAGTTCACCCACCCTACAAAACATGCTACCATTTCAAATACtgcaaatttctttcttttatcattcATATAAAGATCCCAGCTTGCAACTCTCACTGAGAATTTTACAGCagaaagtaaattaattttaccaAACAACTATGGCTAATGCCAATACCCATGTGCCCTAAATCAATTTAATCAATTTGGGAAATAGATGAACCGAAAGCAAACAGACAAGTTTAAACTCAAAGCTTTAaacttttaagaaaaattagggCTAATAACACACAAATCGAACTACAGAAAACCCAAATCATCAATTACTAATTATCAGCAATCTTCACGGAATcatttgaaaaccctaaaactGAAACgaagaaacaaatgaaaaaaaaaaatattttaaattttcaattagGGTTTTACGAGGAGGTACCTGAAGATTCTGGAGAGGGGCAACAACGACCTGCTCATATCTCTCGATCGATGATCGGCCGCCGTCTCTCTTTTGTTCTAAAACGGTTGCACGCAGAGAGATCTTCTGCTCGAGATGCTGAAACGTCGTCGTTTTCAAGCTTCCCTTGAAAAGGCGCGAAGCGGCAactaatgacaaaaaaaagggaaattgaaaaataaaagaatcgACTCTGCTGGGGATCGAACCCAGAATCTCTGGTTTCGTAGACCAGCGCCTTATCCATTGGGCCACAGAGTCGATTGGTTAGTATCCCGATCAGTATTTCATTTATAAATAAGTCTTTAAGCATAAGTGTTACGTTTGAGTTGATGAGTAAGCCACTAAGCCCCAATTAAAATTCTCTACAGAATGTCATATACATCACATTGAGGTTGTTAAAAATATACTGATAACATTGGCACATGTTGTTTTTATGGCGATCACGTTG is a genomic window containing:
- the LOC137715817 gene encoding monothiol glutaredoxin-S6-like; this encodes MDTITSMVAEKPVVIFSKSTCCMSHTIKTLISSYGANPTVYELDEMTNGQAIERTLVQELRCEPSVPAVFIGQQFVGGADKVMSLQVRNQLVPMLIRSNAIWVWNRT